The following DNA comes from Halalkaliarchaeum sp. AArc-CO.
CGGCGGGTGGTCGGTCGTCTCCTCGTCGCCCTCGGTCGGCTCGATCGACTCCTGTGTGAGAAGCGATTCCGCGTCGTCGCCGAACCGCGTTCCACGGAACGCCTCGAGTAGTTCCCGGGGATCGAGGTCGTCGGGATAGACCGTGTTGTCCGTCCGGGGATAGCTGACGAACCCGGCGGTGTAGAGGTCCTCCGCCAGCGACATCGCGCGCTGTGCGGAGTACCCCAGCGATCCGGCCGCGCGGATGAACTGGGTGGTGTTGAACGGGGCCGGCGGGTCGTCTCTCCGGGTCCGGCGGTCGACGTCGTCCACCTCGGCGCCGTCGGCCGCCCGCAGCGCCGCCGCGACCGTCTCGGCGGTCGGACCGTCCCAGATCCGTTCGGCCTCGGTGCCGTCGACGTCCGCATAGAAGTACTGTGCCTCGAAGGCGCCGCCGGCACCGGCGTCCCGCTTGGACAGCTCCCCGAACAGCTCCCAGTAGGATTCGGGGTCGAACGCCTGGATCTCCCGTTCCCGGTCGACGAGCAGCTTGAGCGTCGGCCCCTGGACCCGACCCACCGAAATGAAATCGTCGCCGAGCTGGCGCGCCGAAAGCGACAGGAACCGGGTGAGCGCCGCGCCCCACACCAGGTCGATCGCCTGTCTGGCCTCGCCGGCGGCAGCCAGGTCGAAGTCGATCTCGTCGGGATCGTCGAAGGCGTCTTTCACTTCACGGTCGGTGATCGAGGAGAACCGCACCCGGTCGACCGGCGCCTCGTCGTTCACCTCGCGGACGAGCTCGTAGGCTTCCTTCCCGATGAGTTCGCCCTCCCGGTCGTAGTCGGTCGCGATGATCACGCGAGAGGCGTTGCGCGCCAGTCGGCGGAGCGCGGCGACGATGTTCTCCTGGGTCGGTTCGGTCACGATCGGCGCGTCGACCAGCTCGACCGGCTCGACGTCCCGCCAGTCGTTGTACTCCGGCGGGAAGTCGACGCCGACGACGTGGCCCGAGAGCCCGATGCAGCGCTTGCCGCCCCAGCGATAGACGTTGACGCCGTTGCGTCGCTCGGTTTCCGCGGAGCCGCCGCTGAGGATCTCGGCGATCCGGCGGGCGGCGTTTTCCTTCTCGGTGACGATCAGCTCGGGACCCCGACTCATCGCCCGCCCATAGGCCGGTTGCTCGCCTAAAGCTTTCGTGCTGGCTGGCGGACGGTCCGTACCGCGGAAACCCACCGATTGCGGTCAGATCACGTCGGCGAGCGGCAACCCGAGGCCGAGGAACCACGCCGCGAGTCCTGCCGCCAGGAACTGTTTGCCCCGCTCGTCCCCCATCGCGCTGCCGGCCGCGATGAGCGTCAACGCGAGCAGCAGCCCGATGCGGTGCAACACCAGCCGGATCGGGAGGAACGACACCGACACCATCCCGAAGTCGACGGCGAACGCCCCGCCGGCCCCGAGCAGGGCGAACGACGCCGCCGCCCACGGTTCGGTCCCACGAGCCAGGAGGAGTGCCGCTGCAGGCATCCCCAGCGCCAGGATCGGATACAGCACCGCAGCGATCGCCTTCGGGTGAAGTGCCGGCACTGCCGTTTCGACGCCGATTCCGATCACCCTGACCCCGAGGACGATCCCGGCGAGGGCCGTCGCGAGCGCGATCGCCCGACGCCGTCGGGAGATCTCTCCGACGACCGCCCGGCCGGCGCGTGCGAGGTCCCGTCGGGTCTCTGCGGCGAGGATCCCGGCGATGCCGACGATGCCCAGCAGTCCGAGTATCCACGCTACTCCGCCTCCGCCGAGCGGTTCGATCGCAGCCGAGTGCGGGTCGTCGTCGGCAGTCGCTTCGTTGTCGGATGCTTCGTCGGCAGTCGCTTCGTCTGTCGTCGCTTTGTCGGTGAGGCCGGTTTCCGGATCGTCGACGGCGTCGAGGTCGTCGGGCTCCTCGATTTCGGACTCGAGTTCGATCACGGAGATCCAGCCGTCGCTGTACCCGCCTTCGATCCCGTGATACTCCCGCCTGACTTCCTCCACGAATGGCGCCTCGAGGTAGTCGCTCTCTATCTCGAGGCCGGCCTCGTGGATGTCCGGAACGGTGTGTCGCAGCCGAAACCAGTCCCAGTAGTCGGTGTGCGCCTGGATCGCGGTCCAGTCCTCCTCGGGATGGGTGTAGGCCCGGACGTGGTATCGTTCGCCGAGATACGTCCCCGAGTGGAGCTGATACGCCTCGGTCAGCCAGACTGCGTCCCCGCCACGGGGTGACGCGTCCACGTACGAGTACCGGACGGCACCGTGGGCGTCGGCCCACTCGAGCCCCTCGTCGTCGACGACGACGCCGTGCTCGTCGGGCTCGTCTCCCGCTGGTTCCTCCTCCTCCTCGAACTCGAAGCTCGTCCGGTCGGTCAGGCTCCGACGGACCGCGTCGTCCGGACCGTGCACGAGGAGGTTGATCGCGAGCGTCCGCTCGCTTGTGGTCTCACCGCGGCTCGTGTACGGCCACAGGTAGCTCCCGTCCTCGACCGGCTGGACGAGGTCCTCCTCGGTGACCTGTTCGACCTCCGGCGGGTCGTGGGTCGTCGGTTCGAGCAGCGCCCCGACCCCGAAGACGACTGCGATAGCGAGGACGATCGCGATCGCGACCGTTCGCCGTCGAGGACGTCTAGACCGGGCCATACCCGATGTCTGGGGACTCTTCGATCATGTATGTTCGGCCGTCGAACGCATCCTCCCGGTCGACCGGAATCAAAAACTGTAGCACACTAGGAGTCGTCGGTCGACCGGGAAGCGTGACCGGAAACCAGGACGCGCGCGTCGACATGACCACAGGGGCGATAAGCCCGCGGCTTTTCCGGCTGGCGTGGCCGCTGGTCCTGGGGAACCTGCTGCAGACGCTGTACAACCTCGCGGACATGTTCTGGGTGGGGCGGGTGAGCCCGGAGGCCGTCGCCGCCGTGTCGCTCATGTTTCCGCTGTCGTGGATGTTCGTCTCGACGGCGATGGGGCTCACGGCGGCGACGATCGCGCTCGTGTCCCAGCACGTCGGCGCGGGCAACGACCGCCGGGCCGACAGGGTGGTCTCCCAGACGGTGCTTCTGGCGACGGTGGTGTCGATCGCGCTCGCGGCGGTCGGTCTGCTGTCCCGGCACTGGCTGTTGTACTGGATCGGCGCGCGCGACCAGGTGTACGTCGAGGCGCTGGCCTACATCGAGGTGATCTTTCTCACGCTGCCGCTGACGTTCCTGTTTTTCGCGTTCCGGTCGTCGTTGCAGGGCGCCGGCGACACGAAGACGGCGATGTGGCTGGTGGCCGTCTCGGCGGGGATCAACATCGTGATCGACCCGTTTCTCATCCTCGGGTGGGGGCCGTTCCCGGCGATGGGAACCCGCGGCGCCGCGGTCGCGACGTTCCTCTCGCGGCTCGTCGCCGCGGTCGTCGGGATCTACATCCTCGTGAAGGGGTCGTGGGGGATCCAGCTCCACGTCGGCGACCTGTGGCCCGACCGGGAGATCCTCGGCAAGCTCGTCGAGGTCGGCTATCCGGCCACCATCGACGGCTGGGCGCGGTCGTTCGCGGCGGTGGCGCTTGCGGCGCTGGTCGCCAGGTTCGGTCCGGCCGCGACGGCCGCCTACGGGATCGGCGTCAGGCTGATGTCCGTCTCATGGACCGTTTCGGGGGCCGTCGGACAGGCGACCGCGACCGGCGTCGGACAGAACCTCGGTGCCGGCACGCCGGACCGGGCGGTCGCGGTGACCCGCACGGCGACGCTCTCGACGATGGCGATCCTGTTTGCGGCAGGTGGGCTCGTCTGGGTCTTCCCCGAGATCGCGATCGCGATCTTCGTCGACGACGCCGCGGTGATCGACGAAGGGATCGTCTTCCTGCGCATCGTCGCGCTGGCGTGGGGCTTCTTCGGCGGACTGATGGTGATCCAGGGGGCGTTCCGCGGTGCGGGTCACACCAAGGTGGCGATGGCGCTGTCGATGCTCTCGCGGTGGATCTTCCGGATCCCGGCGGCGGTGTACCTCTCGTTCGCCTGGACGGTGACGATTCCGGGGACGACGATCACCGTTTCGGCGCTCGACTGGGGCGTCGAGGGGCTGTGGTGGGCGTTCGCGGCCTCGGCGACCGCCTCGTTCTTCGTCGGCGTGGCCTGGTTCGCCCGTGGCGGCTGGAAGGAGGGGGTCGTCGAGAGGGAGATCGAGACCACGACTGGCAGCGCCGAGGACGACCCGACCATGGACGATTGAGCTACCCACCGACGGACGCGTTCACTCGACCGGCTCGACTACCGCCTCGCCGCAGTGGGGACAGTGCTCGTAGTCCTCCGAGATCGGCTCCTCGCAGGACCGGCAGACGTACGCCGGCTCCCGGGCGTTCGTGAACGCCCGTTTCGTTTCCTCGAACTTCTCGCCGGCTTTTCTGAACAGGCTCATCGTTCGAGCAAGGCCGACCGGACGAATAAACGTTGGCCCGCGAGGGTTCCGTGACCGGGATCACGGGAGCGGTGGAGCAGTCGAGACGTGGGGCACGGCTTCAAGTGGATTCGGCCCGCATCGCCGACGATGACTGACGGGCCACCGACGGGTGCCGAGGGACCGGAGACGAACGCGGAGGGACCGGAGACGGACGCCGACGAACCGCCGACGATCCGACAGCTCGACGAGCGAACCGTCCAGCAGATCGCCGCCGGCGAGGTCGTCGAGCGTCCCGCCTCCGTCGTGAAGGAACTCGTGGAGAACAGCCTCGACGCCGGCGCCGACAGGATTTCGGTGTCGATCCGTGCGGGCGGAACCGAGGCGATCCGCGTGCGCGACGACGGCGTCGGAATCCCCCGCGAGCAGCTCCCCGAGGCGGTCGCCCAACATGCCACCTCCAAGATCGGCGACGTCGACGACCTCGCGGGTGGGGTCGCCACCCTCGGGTTTCGGGGGGAGGCGTTGCACGCGATCGGCGCCGTTTCGCGGCTCACCGTCCGGTCGCGACCCCTGGACGACGAGGTCGGTGCCGAACTGACCGTCGAGGGTGGCGACGCCGGTGAGGTCCGCCGGGTCGGCTGTCCAGGAGGGACGACAATCGAGGTGCGGGACCTGTTTTTCAACACCCCCGCACGGAAGAAGTTCCTCGCCACCGAGACGACCGAAACCGACCGCGTCGGGACAGTCGTCACCCAGTACGCCCTCGCGAACCCCGACGTCGCGGTTTCCTTCGAGGTGGACGACCGAGAGCGGTTCGCGACTCCGGGCGACGGAAACCTCCGGTCTGCGGTGCTGTCGATCTACGGCCGGGAGGTCGCCGAGGGGATGATCGCGGTGGAGTTCGATGCCGCCGCCACCGACCTCGACACGCCAGTCGATCGCGTCCACGGGCTCGTCTCCGAGCCCGAAGTGAACCGTGCGACCCGGGAGTATCTCGCGACGTTCGTCAACGACAGGTACGTGACCGTAAGCGAGCTCCGGAACGCGGTACTGTCCGCCTACGGTGGACAGCTCGCCCCCGAGCGATATCCCTTCGCCGTGCTGTTCGTCGAACTCCCGACCGGGGCGGTCGACGCGAACGTCCACCCCAGGAAGCTCGAGGTCCGGTTCGACGACCCGGAGGCGGTTCAATCGGCCGTCGAAACTGCCGTCAGCGACGCGCTTCTAGAGCACGGCATCCTCCGGTCGTCGGCGCCACGGGGACGGTCGTCCCCCGCGGAGACGCCGGTGTCGCCGGAGGAAACATCGGTGTCGCCGGAGGCCCCCGACGAAGTCGCGGAGTTCGACGAGGCTGCGGCCGATATCGACGAGGGGCCCGGAGACCTCTCGGGAGCGGGTGCCGAATCGACGACCGGAACGGACGTCGACGTCAGCGATGTCGTCGACGACACAGGTACGGGAGACGACACAGGTACGGGAGACGACACAGGTACGGGAGACGACACAGGTACGGGAGACGACACAGGTACGGGAGACGACACAGGTACGGGAGACGACACAGGCGCCACTGACGAGGTCGAAACCGGAGACACCCAAAGCGTCTCCCCGGCGGACGAGGACGGGTGGACCGTCGACGGGATCGATCGCTCCGGGGCGGCGGGGATCGCCGACCGGGGAAGCGACACCTCGATGGGCCCCGACGATGACGCGTCGATCGGTTCCGACGAGAACGCTCGACGGATTATCGACGGAACGTTCGACGCCTCGGAGCCGACGAGCCAGCGGACTCTCTCGGGGGAGACGACCGACGCCGAGCGAGCCTACGAGTCGCTCCCGCGGCTGTCGATCCTCGGCCAGCTGTTCGACACCTACGTGCTCGGCGAGGCCGACGACGGGCTCGTGTTGATCGACCAGCACGCCGCCGACGAGCGGATCAACTACGAGCGGCTCCGGGGAGCGTTCGCCGACGGTCCGCCGGCCCAGGCGCTCGCCGAGCCGGTCGAACTCGAACTCACCGCGCGGGAGGCGACGCTTTTCGACGCCGACGGGACGGCCGATCGCCTCGCCGAGTTCGGGTTCGAGGCCGACCGCGTCGACGACCGTACCGTGGAAGTGAGTGCGGTCCCGGCGGTGTTCGACGCCGCGCTCGAGCCGGAACTCCTCCGTGACGTGCTCGTCGGACTCGCACGCACCGACGCCAACGCGGGCGAGTCCGTCCTCGAAGCTGTCGACGACCTGCTGGCTGACCTGGCGTGTTACCCCTCAGTGACCGGAAACACCGGACTCACTGACGGTTCGGTCGTGGAACTGCTCTCAAAACTGGACGACTGTGAGAACCCATATGCGTGTCCGCACGGGCGGCCGACCGTCATCGAACTTTCTCGGGGGGAGATCGAGGACCGGTTCGAGCGGGACTATCCGGGACACGCCGGACGGCGCGCGGAGTGAGCGTCGCTGCTCGGGGCAAAACTCCCGGCACCGCTCCCGACCGCTTTCGACCCAAACGATAATGGGCCTCCCTGCGTCGACCCGAACATGGTCGAGATCGAAAAGCCCGAACTCGAGGGCGAGTCCGTCCGGTACCGCGACAACACTTGGGAGCTCACGGGAGCACTCGAGGTAAAGCGGAACGGGGAACTCATCCACGCGAAAGCCAGGAAATCGAGCCGAGTTCGGGGCAACTCGGGGACGTTTTCGTTCGCGCTACAGGACTCTCCGGCGTCGCTGAATCCGGGTAATCCGGGCGAGTTCGACGTCGAGCTAAAGCGGCTCGAGGACGCCTACTATCTCGTTGTGATCCGGAACCACGCGACGACCCACTACCGGCTCACGAATCTCAACTACGACTAGTGTCGGTCGCGTGGCCGGTCGGGTCCCGCCCCACACAAAAGGCCTATTCACCGGGGTCGCGTTGATCCGATCATGACTTCCGACACCGACGACGGCGGAGTCGCTTCCGGGGCGGCGACGTCCGAGGAAGGCGACGTCCCCGTCGACTTCGGCGAGGACGGCCTCGTCCCCGCGGTCGCCCAGGACACCGACTCGGGGGAGGTGCTCATGCTGGCGTACGTAACGCC
Coding sequences within:
- a CDS encoding MATE family efflux transporter; the encoded protein is MTTGAISPRLFRLAWPLVLGNLLQTLYNLADMFWVGRVSPEAVAAVSLMFPLSWMFVSTAMGLTAATIALVSQHVGAGNDRRADRVVSQTVLLATVVSIALAAVGLLSRHWLLYWIGARDQVYVEALAYIEVIFLTLPLTFLFFAFRSSLQGAGDTKTAMWLVAVSAGINIVIDPFLILGWGPFPAMGTRGAAVATFLSRLVAAVVGIYILVKGSWGIQLHVGDLWPDREILGKLVEVGYPATIDGWARSFAAVALAALVARFGPAATAAYGIGVRLMSVSWTVSGAVGQATATGVGQNLGAGTPDRAVAVTRTATLSTMAILFAAGGLVWVFPEIAIAIFVDDAAVIDEGIVFLRIVALAWGFFGGLMVIQGAFRGAGHTKVAMALSMLSRWIFRIPAAVYLSFAWTVTIPGTTITVSALDWGVEGLWWAFAASATASFFVGVAWFARGGWKEGVVEREIETTTGSAEDDPTMDD
- the mutL gene encoding DNA mismatch repair endonuclease MutL, giving the protein MTDGPPTGAEGPETNAEGPETDADEPPTIRQLDERTVQQIAAGEVVERPASVVKELVENSLDAGADRISVSIRAGGTEAIRVRDDGVGIPREQLPEAVAQHATSKIGDVDDLAGGVATLGFRGEALHAIGAVSRLTVRSRPLDDEVGAELTVEGGDAGEVRRVGCPGGTTIEVRDLFFNTPARKKFLATETTETDRVGTVVTQYALANPDVAVSFEVDDRERFATPGDGNLRSAVLSIYGREVAEGMIAVEFDAAATDLDTPVDRVHGLVSEPEVNRATREYLATFVNDRYVTVSELRNAVLSAYGGQLAPERYPFAVLFVELPTGAVDANVHPRKLEVRFDDPEAVQSAVETAVSDALLEHGILRSSAPRGRSSPAETPVSPEETSVSPEAPDEVAEFDEAAADIDEGPGDLSGAGAESTTGTDVDVSDVVDDTGTGDDTGTGDDTGTGDDTGTGDDTGTGDDTGTGDDTGATDEVETGDTQSVSPADEDGWTVDGIDRSGAAGIADRGSDTSMGPDDDASIGSDENARRIIDGTFDASEPTSQRTLSGETTDAERAYESLPRLSILGQLFDTYVLGEADDGLVLIDQHAADERINYERLRGAFADGPPAQALAEPVELELTAREATLFDADGTADRLAEFGFEADRVDDRTVEVSAVPAVFDAALEPELLRDVLVGLARTDANAGESVLEAVDDLLADLACYPSVTGNTGLTDGSVVELLSKLDDCENPYACPHGRPTVIELSRGEIEDRFERDYPGHAGRRAE